The Afipia massiliensis genome has a segment encoding these proteins:
- a CDS encoding SH3 domain-containing protein, whose product MGFARNFASLAVGCALWVASCATGLAAKDKDAVATASGLPVPRYVSLKSDHVNVRAGPTKDQDVTWIYTRSGLPVEITAEFENWRRVRDSEGAEGWVYHSLLSGRRTAVVTMKNKDDLAPVRDRADPSSAISARLQAGVVATVRRCNEGWCRITGNGFDGWIEQQRLWGVYADEKVN is encoded by the coding sequence ATGGGATTTGCTCGAAATTTCGCGTCGCTTGCGGTGGGATGTGCGCTCTGGGTCGCATCATGCGCGACGGGTCTTGCCGCCAAGGACAAGGATGCGGTGGCGACGGCGAGCGGCCTGCCGGTGCCGCGGTATGTCAGTCTGAAGTCCGACCACGTCAATGTCCGTGCCGGTCCCACCAAGGATCAGGACGTCACCTGGATCTACACGCGTTCCGGCCTGCCGGTGGAAATCACCGCCGAGTTCGAGAACTGGCGGCGCGTGCGCGATTCGGAAGGGGCAGAAGGCTGGGTCTACCATTCGCTGCTGTCGGGCAGACGTACGGCGGTCGTCACCATGAAGAACAAGGACGACCTTGCGCCGGTTCGTGACCGTGCCGACCCCAGCAGCGCAATTTCGGCCAGGCTCCAGGCCGGCGTCGTCGCCACAGTGAGGCGCTGCAATGAGGGCTGGTGCCGCATCACCGGCAACGGCTTCGATGGCTGGATCGAGCAGCAGCGGCTCTGGGGCGTCTATGCCGACGAGAAGGTGAACTAG
- the irrA gene encoding iron response transcriptional regulator IrrA, whose product MDDVVTTESKRDELHARPHGHAPALTGCPWHDVNEMLQSVGLRPTRQRMALGWLLFGKGGRHLTAEMLYEEATHAKVPVSLATVYNTLNQLTEAGLLRQVSVDGTKTYFDTNTSAHHHFYMEGNHELVDIPDPNLVLQKMPDVPEGYEISRIDMVVRLRKKR is encoded by the coding sequence ATGGATGACGTTGTAACCACTGAGAGCAAGCGCGACGAACTGCATGCCCGCCCCCATGGGCACGCACCGGCGCTGACCGGATGTCCGTGGCATGACGTCAACGAAATGTTGCAGTCAGTCGGCCTGCGTCCGACCCGTCAGCGCATGGCGCTGGGCTGGCTGCTGTTCGGCAAGGGCGGGCGCCACCTGACCGCCGAAATGCTCTACGAAGAGGCGACCCACGCCAAGGTGCCGGTCTCGCTCGCGACCGTCTACAACACACTGAACCAGCTCACCGAAGCCGGCTTGCTGCGTCAGGTCAGCGTCGACGGCACCAAGACCTATTTCGATACCAACACCAGCGCGCATCACCACTTCTACATGGAAGGCAATCACGAGCTGGTCGATATTCCCGACCCAAATCTCGTACTGCAGAAGATGCCCGACGTGCCGGAAGGCTACGAGATCAGCCGCATCGACATGGTCGTGCGCCTGCGCAAGAAGCGCTGA
- the katG gene encoding catalase/peroxidase HPI — MDAKTDDKGAGKCPVAHTTAARTNRDWWPHQLDLSVLHQHSTLSDPLGGAFDYAKEFKKLDYQALKSDLRKLMTDSQEWWPADFGNYGPQFVRMSWHAAGTYRLSDGRGGGGRGQQRFAPLNSWPDNVNIDKSRRLLWPIKQKYGQKISWADLLILAGNVALETMGFRTFGFAAGRADVWEPDQDVNWGSESEWLTHRTLEKFENPLGATEMGLIYVNPEGPGANGDPVSAARFIRETFKRMAMNDEETVALIGGGHTFGKTHGAAPESHKGPAPEAAGLEEQGLGWTSNYGTGFGADAVGSGIEVTWTQTPTQWSNHFFENLFKYEWVQTRSPGGAIQWEAKDAEEVIPDAHDPSKKHKPTMLTTDLSLRLDPVYEKISRRFLENPQAFAEAFARAWFKLTHRDLGPRSRYLGPEAPKEELIWQDPVPAVDHKLINEQDIAALKAKILASGLTVSELVSTAWASASTFRGGDKRGGANGARIRLTPQKDWEVNQPAQLAKVLQTLEGIRKEFNASQSDDKEVSLADLIVLGGGAAIEKAAKDAGVNVTVPFSAGRSDAAQKQTDADAFAVMEPVADGFRNYLKGKYAVPAEVLLVDRAQLLTLTAPEMTVLVGGLRVLGANAGNSKHGVFTEQPEVLTNDFFINLLDMRTKWKAVEGDEVYEGRDRKSGDLKWTGTRADLVFGSHAQLRAYAEVYATSDSKGKFVKDFVKAWTKVMNADRFDLAAHPMQQAAE; from the coding sequence ATGGACGCGAAAACCGATGACAAGGGCGCCGGCAAATGCCCCGTTGCGCACACAACAGCTGCCAGAACCAACCGCGACTGGTGGCCGCACCAATTGGACCTTTCGGTTCTCCACCAGCACTCCACCCTTTCCGATCCGCTGGGCGGGGCGTTCGACTACGCCAAGGAATTCAAGAAACTCGACTATCAGGCGCTGAAGAGCGACCTGCGCAAGCTGATGACCGACTCGCAGGAATGGTGGCCTGCCGACTTCGGCAATTACGGCCCGCAGTTTGTCCGCATGTCCTGGCACGCCGCCGGTACCTACCGCCTGAGCGATGGCCGCGGCGGCGGCGGTCGCGGTCAGCAGCGTTTCGCTCCGCTCAACTCCTGGCCGGACAACGTCAACATCGACAAATCGCGCCGCCTGCTGTGGCCGATCAAGCAAAAGTACGGCCAGAAGATTTCCTGGGCCGATCTGCTGATCCTCGCCGGCAACGTCGCGTTGGAAACCATGGGCTTCCGCACCTTCGGCTTCGCGGCCGGCCGTGCGGATGTCTGGGAGCCGGATCAGGACGTGAACTGGGGCTCCGAAAGCGAGTGGCTGACCCACCGGACCCTTGAGAAATTCGAAAATCCGCTCGGCGCCACCGAGATGGGCCTGATCTACGTCAATCCCGAAGGTCCAGGGGCCAACGGCGACCCGGTTTCCGCGGCCAGATTCATCCGCGAAACCTTCAAGCGCATGGCGATGAACGACGAGGAAACCGTTGCGCTGATCGGCGGCGGCCACACCTTCGGCAAGACCCACGGCGCCGCGCCCGAGTCTCACAAGGGGCCGGCTCCTGAGGCTGCCGGTTTGGAGGAGCAGGGCCTGGGTTGGACGAGCAACTACGGCACCGGGTTTGGTGCAGACGCCGTCGGCAGCGGCATCGAAGTCACCTGGACGCAGACGCCTACGCAGTGGAGCAACCACTTCTTCGAGAACCTGTTCAAGTACGAATGGGTGCAGACCCGCAGCCCTGGCGGTGCCATCCAGTGGGAGGCCAAGGACGCCGAGGAAGTCATTCCCGATGCGCACGATCCGTCGAAGAAGCACAAGCCGACCATGCTGACCACCGATCTGTCGCTGCGTTTGGATCCGGTCTACGAGAAAATCTCCCGCCGCTTCCTGGAGAATCCGCAGGCATTCGCCGAGGCCTTCGCACGCGCCTGGTTCAAGCTGACCCATCGCGACCTGGGGCCGCGCTCGCGTTATCTGGGCCCCGAAGCACCCAAGGAAGAATTGATCTGGCAGGACCCCGTTCCCGCGGTCGATCACAAACTGATCAATGAGCAGGACATCGCGGCTCTGAAGGCGAAGATTCTTGCTTCCGGCCTGACCGTGTCTGAGTTGGTCAGCACAGCATGGGCTTCGGCCTCCACCTTCCGTGGCGGCGACAAGCGCGGCGGCGCCAACGGTGCGCGCATCCGTCTCACGCCTCAGAAGGATTGGGAGGTCAACCAGCCGGCTCAACTTGCCAAGGTGCTGCAGACGCTCGAAGGAATCCGGAAGGAGTTCAATGCATCGCAGTCGGACGACAAGGAAGTGTCGCTTGCCGACCTGATCGTTCTTGGCGGTGGCGCAGCAATCGAAAAAGCCGCGAAGGATGCCGGCGTCAATGTGACCGTTCCCTTCTCTGCGGGACGTTCGGACGCCGCGCAGAAGCAAACCGACGCGGACGCCTTCGCCGTGATGGAGCCGGTCGCGGATGGCTTCCGCAACTATCTCAAGGGCAAGTATGCCGTGCCGGCCGAGGTGCTTCTGGTGGATCGGGCGCAGTTACTGACGTTGACCGCACCCGAAATGACGGTTCTCGTCGGCGGACTGCGCGTCCTTGGTGCCAATGCCGGCAATTCCAAGCATGGCGTCTTCACTGAGCAACCTGAGGTGTTGACCAACGACTTCTTCATCAACCTGCTCGACATGAGGACAAAGTGGAAGGCGGTCGAGGGCGATGAGGTGTACGAAGGACGTGATCGCAAGAGCGGCGACCTCAAGTGGACCGGCACCCGTGCCGATCTGGTTTTCGGTTCACACGCGCAGCTTCGCGCCTATGCCGAAGTGTACGCAACCTCGGACTCGAAGGGGAAGTTCGTCAAGGACTTCGTGAAGGCGTGGACCAAGGTGATGAACGCCGACCGCTTCGACCTTGCCGCGCACCCAATGCAGCAGGCAGCGGAATGA
- the fabI gene encoding enoyl-ACP reductase FabI has product MQGLMQGKRGLIMGVANDHSIAWGIAKALHAQGAELAFTYQGDALGKRVRPLAESLNAPLILPCDVEDIASVDATFAAMKEKWGSIDFLVHAIGFSDKNELKGRYADTTRANFSRTMVISCFSFTEVAKRASEMMPNGGSIVTLTFGGSTRVMPNYNVMGVAKAALEASTRYLAADFGRNGIRVNAISAGPVRTLAGSGIGDSRAMFAFQQKHSPLGRGVTLDELGGTALYLLSDLSGGVTGEIHFVDSGYNIISMPHPDALKASDGSENGS; this is encoded by the coding sequence ATGCAAGGACTGATGCAAGGCAAGCGCGGGCTCATCATGGGTGTCGCCAACGATCACTCGATCGCATGGGGCATCGCGAAAGCGCTTCATGCCCAAGGCGCAGAGCTTGCCTTCACCTATCAGGGTGACGCACTCGGCAAGCGGGTCAGGCCGCTGGCGGAATCTCTGAACGCGCCGCTGATTCTCCCGTGCGACGTCGAGGACATCGCCAGCGTCGACGCGACCTTCGCCGCGATGAAGGAGAAGTGGGGATCGATCGATTTCCTGGTTCATGCCATCGGCTTCTCCGACAAGAATGAACTGAAGGGCCGCTACGCCGACACCACCCGCGCGAATTTCTCGCGCACCATGGTGATCTCATGTTTCTCGTTCACCGAAGTGGCCAAGCGCGCCTCGGAAATGATGCCGAACGGCGGCTCGATCGTGACGCTCACCTTCGGCGGATCGACCCGCGTCATGCCGAACTACAATGTGATGGGCGTGGCCAAGGCGGCGCTCGAGGCCTCGACGCGCTATCTCGCGGCCGATTTCGGACGCAACGGCATTCGCGTCAATGCGATCTCCGCGGGTCCGGTGCGCACGCTTGCCGGCTCGGGTATTGGCGATTCGCGCGCGATGTTTGCGTTCCAGCAGAAGCATTCGCCGCTGGGACGGGGCGTTACGCTTGATGAACTGGGCGGCACGGCCCTCTATCTGCTGTCGGATCTGTCCGGCGGCGTGACCGGCGAAATCCACTTCGTCGATTCCGGCTACAACATCATCTCGATGCCGCATCCCGATGCGCTGAAGGCGTCCGACGGCTCAGAGAATGGAAGTTAG
- the fabA gene encoding 3-hydroxyacyl-[acyl-carrier-protein] dehydratase FabA, translating into MKDRRNSYAYEELLACGRGELFGAGNAQLPLPPMLMFDRITEINDTGGEYGKGLIRAELEVKPDLWFFGCHFKGDPVMPGCLGLDALWQMVGFFLGWSGGLGRGRALGLSELKFSGQVLPHVTKVVYNIDIKRVMRSKLVLGVADGTLSADGEIIYRAKDLKVGLFQQDAPMQPGT; encoded by the coding sequence ATGAAAGACCGCCGGAACAGCTATGCCTATGAAGAGCTCCTGGCCTGTGGCCGGGGCGAGCTGTTCGGAGCAGGCAATGCCCAATTGCCCCTGCCGCCCATGCTGATGTTCGACCGGATCACCGAGATCAACGACACCGGCGGCGAGTACGGCAAGGGTCTGATCCGCGCCGAACTCGAGGTCAAACCGGATTTGTGGTTTTTCGGGTGCCATTTTAAAGGCGATCCGGTGATGCCGGGCTGCCTCGGGCTTGATGCGCTATGGCAAATGGTCGGCTTTTTTCTTGGCTGGTCTGGTGGTCTTGGTCGCGGTCGGGCACTGGGCCTGAGCGAACTGAAGTTTTCGGGGCAGGTTCTGCCGCATGTCACCAAGGTCGTGTACAACATCGACATCAAGCGCGTGATGCGTTCGAAGCTGGTGTTGGGCGTGGCGGATGGGACGCTGTCGGCCGACGGCGAGATCATCTATCGCGCCAAGGATTTGAAGGTCGGACTATTCCAGCAGGACGCCCCAATGCAGCCGGGAACGTGA
- a CDS encoding glutathione S-transferase family protein, with translation MMKLYWSPRSRSFSGLWLMEETGQPYERVLTDISTGAQRTPEFLAINPMGKVPALKDGDVSIAEASAICAYVADRYPEAKLAPPIGDPRRAKYLQWLFFGPSCIEPAIIQIFTKIEVPTSTAAWGSATQVFDVLDAALERGPFLLGDMFSAADITIGSGLNFAIRLFKMVPTRPSFDRYLDACSARPAFQRAEMIAAG, from the coding sequence ATGATGAAGCTTTACTGGTCGCCGCGCTCGCGCTCGTTCTCGGGTCTCTGGCTGATGGAAGAGACCGGACAGCCCTATGAGCGCGTGCTGACGGACATTTCAACCGGCGCGCAGAGGACTCCGGAATTTCTCGCAATCAATCCCATGGGAAAAGTGCCCGCGCTGAAGGACGGCGATGTGTCCATCGCGGAAGCTTCTGCGATCTGCGCCTATGTTGCGGATCGCTATCCAGAAGCGAAGCTGGCGCCGCCCATCGGCGATCCGCGCCGCGCAAAGTATCTGCAATGGCTGTTTTTCGGACCCAGTTGCATCGAGCCGGCGATCATCCAGATCTTCACCAAGATCGAGGTGCCGACCTCGACCGCAGCCTGGGGCAGCGCCACGCAGGTATTCGACGTGCTCGACGCTGCGCTGGAAAGGGGCCCGTTCCTGCTGGGCGACATGTTCTCCGCCGCCGACATCACCATCGGCTCCGGGCTCAATTTCGCGATCAGACTGTTCAAGATGGTGCCGACGCGGCCGTCATTCGACCGCTACCTCGACGCCTGTTCGGCGCGGCCGGCATTTCAGCGGGCAGAGATGATCGCGGCGGGGTGA
- the fabB gene encoding beta-ketoacyl-ACP synthase I: MRRVVVTGMGIVSSIGNNTQEVLASLYEAKPGITRAEEYAKLGFRSQVHGAPTLNPADVIDRRAMRFLGEGAAWNHIAMEQAIQDSGLEASDVSNERTGIIMGSGGPSARTIVEAADITRSKGPKRVGPFAVPKAMSSTASATLATWFKIKGVNYSISSACATSNHCIGNAYETIQIGKQDVIFAGGCEELDWSLSVLFDAMGAMSSKYNDTPATASRAYDVSRDGFVIAGGAGVVVLEELEHAKARGARIYGEIVGYGATSDGYDMVAPSGEGAERCMKMALATVNTKIDYINPHATSTPAGDPPEINAIRNVFGAGDKCPPISATKSLTGHSLGATGVQEAIYSLLMMNNGFICESANITELDPVFADMPIVRKRIDGAKIGAVLSNSFGFGGTNATLVFKRLEA, encoded by the coding sequence ATGAGGCGGGTTGTGGTCACGGGGATGGGCATTGTCTCTTCCATCGGAAACAACACTCAGGAAGTGCTTGCGAGCCTCTACGAGGCGAAACCAGGCATCACGCGCGCTGAAGAGTACGCAAAACTCGGATTCCGGTCGCAGGTTCATGGCGCGCCGACGCTCAATCCTGCCGATGTTATCGACCGCCGCGCCATGCGATTTCTAGGCGAGGGTGCCGCGTGGAATCACATCGCGATGGAGCAGGCGATCCAGGACTCGGGCCTTGAGGCCTCCGACGTGTCCAATGAGCGCACCGGCATCATCATGGGCTCCGGCGGTCCGTCCGCCCGCACCATCGTCGAGGCCGCTGACATCACCCGCAGCAAGGGACCCAAGCGCGTTGGCCCGTTCGCCGTCCCCAAGGCGATGTCGTCGACCGCATCGGCGACGCTGGCGACCTGGTTCAAGATCAAGGGCGTGAACTATTCGATCTCGTCGGCTTGCGCCACGTCGAACCACTGCATCGGCAATGCCTACGAGACCATCCAGATCGGCAAACAGGATGTCATCTTCGCCGGCGGCTGCGAGGAGCTCGACTGGTCGCTTTCGGTGCTGTTCGACGCGATGGGCGCGATGTCGTCGAAGTACAACGACACGCCTGCCACGGCTTCGCGCGCCTATGACGTCAGCCGCGACGGTTTCGTGATCGCCGGCGGCGCGGGCGTCGTCGTGCTCGAGGAGCTTGAACATGCCAAGGCGCGCGGCGCGCGCATTTACGGCGAGATCGTCGGCTACGGCGCGACCTCCGATGGCTACGACATGGTTGCGCCATCGGGCGAAGGCGCCGAACGCTGCATGAAGATGGCGCTCGCCACCGTCAACACCAAGATCGACTACATCAATCCGCACGCGACATCGACGCCGGCGGGCGATCCGCCGGAAATCAACGCCATCCGCAACGTGTTCGGCGCCGGCGACAAATGCCCGCCGATCTCGGCGACCAAGTCGCTGACCGGCCATTCGCTGGGCGCGACCGGCGTGCAGGAGGCGATCTATTCGCTGCTGATGATGAACAACGGTTTCATCTGCGAAAGCGCGAACATCACGGAGCTCGATCCGGTGTTCGCCGACATGCCGATCGTGCGCAAGCGCATCGACGGCGCCAAGATCGGGGCGGTGCTGTCAAACTCCTTCGGCTTCGGCGGCACCAACGCGACGCTGGTGTTCAAGCGGCTCGAGGCGTGA